The Tachyglossus aculeatus isolate mTacAcu1 chromosome 27, mTacAcu1.pri, whole genome shotgun sequence genomic interval CTTCCCGCTCAAGCCCTACGTCTCCTACCGGGCCCCCGCAGGGACGGACCCCCCGCTGACCGCGAAGCAGCTCTTCACCGAGGCCGTCGCCCCGGCCATCGAGAGGGACTTTAAAGAAGGGAAGTTCGACCCGGGAGACCTGGAGAAGTACGGTTTCGAACCCACGCAGGAAGGCAAGCTGTTTCAGCTGTACCCCAAGAACTACGTTCAGTAGGGAGGCGGGGAAATCAACCCCGAAGCCAGACTCCCTCCCACGGAAGTCGTCTTTGCTCTGGAAGGAAAGGGGGCATTTAAGGGGAAGGGCTTCCGGTCTTGCGGTGTCTATTAAAAGCCGACCCTGATATCTGCGGGGGCCTGGTTTTTGGGGAGTGGCACGGCGGGCAACGGGCGCGAGGGGCCTGGCACCACAAGCCATCCCCACGCTCGGTTTCGGCCGTCAATCTCAACGACAAGagacatccccctccccatcaccgccTTTAGTGGCCCGGGGCTGGGGTCACGCTGGCACGAGGTGAGGCTGCTACGCTTTCAGGGCCCGGCCACCGGCGCTTGcatcagggcttggcacgtagtaagcccttaacaggtaacattattattattattatttttaagttggGTCACCGGGCAAGCGATTTGTCctgcgctctgcgcacagcaagttcTCTATGAATACCGTTGATGGATCTGGCCCATCTGCAGGCCCTCTGAATTGAGGAAGGGCTTGTCGTCCTTCTGACCCAAAGCGAGGGGGCGGCCCTTGATCCCccattctggcttccgtccccttcactccacagaaactgccctctcagaggtcaccagtgatctccttctcgccaaatccaacggcctctactcctccctgatcctcctcgacctctcagctaccatccacactgtggaccacctccttctcctggaaatgttctccaacctcggcttcaccgactctgtcctctctcggttctcttcttacctttctggccgctcattctcagtctccttcacgggctcctccacctcccaccccctaactgtgggggtccctcaagcttcagttctaggtctccttttcttctccatccgcacccattcccttggagaactcattcgctcccgtggcttcagctgccacctctatgcggatgattcccaaatctacatttccagccccgatctctctccacctttgcagtctctcatttcctcccagctttaagacatctctacttggatggcctctcgtcacctcaaacttaacacgcctATAAccgagctccttattttcccacccaaacctctccttcctctgacattcccatctctgtagccggcaccaccgtccttcctgtctcacaagcccgtaaccttggcgttatccttgacccctctctctctttcaatccattactaaatcctgtaggttcgacccaccctttcctctctccaaactgctaccgcgttagtccaagcacttattctatccggCTTCGATTACTGGAGCaaactcctcgctgacctcccagcctcctgtctttctccattcCGGTCCATACTCCACAGTGCTGCCCGtagtttttctacagaaactttcagtccatgtttccacactcttcaagaacctccggtggttgcccttCTGCCTCTGTAtcggacagaaactcctcattattggctttaaagctgtaaatcgccccctccaacctcacctcgctgctctcctgctccaacccagcccgcaatcaatcaatcgtatttattgagtg includes:
- the MRPL41 gene encoding 39S ribosomal protein L41, mitochondrial, yielding MGLLAALTRGLVRGADRTAPWSSKRGPRTFYKSRGAKGTGYFTRGWKFITVKEMVPEFVVPDLTGFPLKPYVSYRAPAGTDPPLTAKQLFTEAVAPAIERDFKEGKFDPGDLEKYGFEPTQEGKLFQLYPKNYVQ